CCGATGGGACCGTGGCTCACCACCGCCGACGAGATCAGCAACCCCGACGCGCTCGCGGTCCGCGGCTACGCGGACGGCGAGGTGTTCGCCGAGGACTCCACCTCCGCCTACAGCTTCACAGTCGCCAAGCTCATCTCCTGGGCCAGCCGCTACTTCACCCTCGAGCCGGGCGACATCATCCTCACCGGCACGGCCGCGAAGGGCAACGAGAAGTTCCCCCGCGGACACCACGAGATCGACATGAGCCGCATGACGCCGACCATCGACATCGAGATCGAGGGCCTGGGCACGCTCACGAACAAGGTCACCCACATCACCCGCGCGTGACCCCATACGGAAGGACAGGAGGCACACCGTGAAATTCGTGACCTACATTTCGCCCTCGACCGGTTCGACCGCCGTCGGAGTGGTGCAGGACGATCAGATCGTCGGTGACCCCGCGTCTGCAACCCTGCTCGAGCTGGTGCAAACCTCGGACCTCGTCATCGCCGGTGAGCGAATCCTCCAGGCGCACAACGAGACCATTCCGCTGACCGAGGCGCGAATGCAGGCCCCGATCGCGGCGCCTCCGTCCTTCCGTGACTGCATGACATTCGAAGGTCATGTCGTCAACTGCAACAAGTGGCTCGACCGACCCGTACCCGAGGTGTGGTACGAACAGCCCACCTTCTACTTCTCCAACCCTCAGGCGATCGTAGGACCCAACGACGAGGTCCCGATCGCTCCGGGATCCTCGATGTTCGACTTCGAACTCGAGATCGCAGCGGTGGTCGGTAGGACCGGCGCGAACCTGACACCCGAACAGGCGGAAGACCGCATCGCCGGCTACATGGTGCTGTGCGACTGGAGTGCACGTGACGTGCAGATGCACGAGATGACCGGATCCCTGGGACCGGTCAAGGGCAAGGACACCGTCACCAGCACCGGACCGTACCTGGTCACCCCCGACGAGCTGGCCGATCGGCGCCGCAATCTCGGATATGACCTCACCGCCCGCGTCAGCGTCAACGGAAGCGTTATCGGCGAAGGCAACTGGGCCGACACCTACT
The nucleotide sequence above comes from Rhodococcus pseudokoreensis. Encoded proteins:
- a CDS encoding fumarylacetoacetate hydrolase family protein, whose amino-acid sequence is MIIGRKAKNISEDEALDHVAGYTIVNDITSQGLKRGDSIAVDVSRQQADSPGYSEYFAWRRVNGPDDLAVYLTYHTRSKGTDTFGPMGPWLTTADEISNPDALAVRGYADGEVFAEDSTSAYSFTVAKLISWASRYFTLEPGDIILTGTAAKGNEKFPRGHHEIDMSRMTPTIDIEIEGLGTLTNKVTHITRA
- a CDS encoding fumarylacetoacetate hydrolase family protein yields the protein MKFVTYISPSTGSTAVGVVQDDQIVGDPASATLLELVQTSDLVIAGERILQAHNETIPLTEARMQAPIAAPPSFRDCMTFEGHVVNCNKWLDRPVPEVWYEQPTFYFSNPQAIVGPNDEVPIAPGSSMFDFELEIAAVVGRTGANLTPEQAEDRIAGYMVLCDWSARDVQMHEMTGSLGPVKGKDTVTSTGPYLVTPDELADRRRNLGYDLTARVSVNGSVIGEGNWADTYWSFADVIAYASRGTRVVPGDVIGGGTLPTCCLFEHLGLDTTSSRWLTPGDTVVLEVERLGRIETTVVTGPEVVPVPPRGSRLAAR